The proteins below are encoded in one region of Nilaparvata lugens isolate BPH chromosome X, ASM1435652v1, whole genome shotgun sequence:
- the LOC120354673 gene encoding craniofacial development protein 2-like has translation MLQAGKMAEISNEVKRCKMDVVALQEVRWKGSGRIDKKDYSVLYSGNEERAGRHGTALIINAKVRHRLLAFWPVSERMCKIRIKGRFRNLTIISAYAPTEEATDEDKDTFYESLARECAKAPKYDMLVVLGDFNAKVGKEPFLKGVSGKHTLHKETSENGRRLNKEGLRSQGV, from the coding sequence ATGTTGCAAGCAGGAAAGATGGCTGAGATTAGTAATGAAGTGAAGAGATGCAAGATGGATGTGGTGGCGCTGCAGGAGGTTAGATGGAAGGGCTCTGGAAGGATAGATAAGAAGGATTATAGTGTGTTGTATAGTGGCAATGAGGAACGAGCTGGTAGACATGGTACAGCCCTCATTATAAATGCAAAAGTAAGGCATCGACTTTTAGCTTTCTGGCCAGTCTCAGAGCGTATGTGCAAGATAAGAATAAAGGGACGTTTCAGGAATCTGACAATAATTTCTGCATATGCACCTACTGAAGAAGCCACAGATGAGGACAAAGATACATTCTATGAAAGTTTGGCTAGGGAATGCGCAAAAGCCCCAAAGTATGACATGTTGGTAGTGCTTGGCGACTTCAATGCAAAGGTTGGGAAGGAGCCATTTTTGAAAGGAGTGTCAGGGAAGCACACACTGCATAAAGAGACAAGTGAAAATGGAAGAAGACTAAATAAAGAAGGGCTGAGAAGCCAAGGGGTATAA